A section of the Hevea brasiliensis isolate MT/VB/25A 57/8 chromosome 17, ASM3005281v1, whole genome shotgun sequence genome encodes:
- the LOC110647049 gene encoding uncharacterized protein LOC110647049, whose amino-acid sequence MRAQFSAVQVQLNTPRKIGRLPRKDYTRATMSSKRRGKAKLLETLKEKVGELMDAIHNIEDHHHLTHEKIDDLQDIIKKTSNYIERLRKAMEPPQRGSEQNQGTPPTKKAEAKTEESPKSEIVNEKIKKRTSSQVQQNDDDAPSRKYQKKNDGSPTTMDCLGRPPSP is encoded by the exons ATGCGCGCGCAATTTTCAGCTGTGCAGGTGCAGCTGAATACCCCGCGTAAAATAGGCAGGCTGCCGAGGAAAG ATTATACACGAGCAACAATGTCGTCTAAGAGGAGAGGAAAAGCGAAATTGCTGGAAACGTTAAAGGAAAAAGTCGGAGAATTAATGGATGCAATACACAACATTGAGGACCACCACCATCTAACGCATGAGAAAATCGACGACCTGCAAGATATCATAAAGAAAACTAGTAATTATATTGAACGATTGAGGAAGGCCATGGAGCCTCCACAACGAGGCAGCGAACAGAACCAGGGAACACCTCCTACAAAAAAGGCAGAGGCTAAAACTGAAGAGAGTCCCAAGAGCGAAATTGTTAATGAAAAGATAAAAAAGCGTACAAGCAGTCAAGTTCAACAGAATGATGATGATGCTCCATCTCGAAAATATCAGAAGAAGAACGATGGTTCCCCAACAACAATGGATTGCTTAGGACGACCGCCATCCCCCTGA